A genomic window from Buteo buteo chromosome 13, bButBut1.hap1.1, whole genome shotgun sequence includes:
- the NEIL1 gene encoding endonuclease 8-like 1 isoform X2, whose amino-acid sequence MHRPPRSQWEAGGGGAWACLQGGRAGSGAPDRVAPLRSGPVAAMPECPELHLAGRYINEACGGMVFSGGVERSEPQDLVFRFGMSGSFRLCPAAQLPRHAHLRFLSRESPPRALCFVDARRFGSWRLGDAWQPGRGPCVLSEYQAFRENVLKNLDDKAFDKPICEALLNQKFFNGIGNYLRAEILYRLKIPPFEKARTVLEALKDQEQARRKKNPSLTLSKKLKLMQEIPDLLELCHTVPMEVIAAEKQLLDPDHSDNYAAFKNWLQCYLVPGMSSLRDRNGRTVWFQGEPGPMAPKGQTPRKKRAQLKADPEAQTPKVTTRASKQHPRAAAKRLKSPKEEEVADGPRKGRACRRRKAAAAPASSKPEALAKAKRSCRTSARRARGAAPAV is encoded by the exons ATGCACCGCCCGCCGCGCAGCCAGTgggaggcgggcgggggcggggcctgggCGTGTCTccagggcgggcgggcgggcagcggggcgcCGGACCGGgtcgctccgctccgctccggtCCCGTCGCGGCGATGCCCGAGTGTCCGGAGCTGCACCTTGCCGGACGGTACATCAACGAAGCGTGCGGCGGGATGGTGTTCTCGGGCGGCGTGGAGCGTTCGGAG CCCCAGGACCTCGTCTTTCGTTTCGGCATGTCGGGGTCGTTTCGGCTGTGCCCCGCCGCCCAGCTCCCCCGCCATGCCCACCTCCGCTTCCTCAGCCGCGAGAGCCCGCCGCGCGCCCTCTGCTTCGTCGACGCCCGCCGCTTCGGCTCATGGCGGCTGGGCGACGCCTGGCAGCCGGGCCGCGGGCCCTGCGTCCTCTCCGAGTACCAGGCCTTCAG GGAGAACGTGCTGAAGAACCTGGATGACAAGGCTTTCGACAAGCCCATCTGTGAGGCCCTCTTAAACCAGAAGTTTTTCAACGGAATCGGGAATTACCTCCGTGCCGAGATCCTGTACAG GTTGAAGATCCCTCCCTTTGAAAAGGCTCGGACCGTGCTGGAGGCCCTGAAGGATCAGGAGcaggcaaggaggaagaag AATCCTTCCCTGACACTGAGCAAGAAGCTGAAGCTGATGCAGGAGATCCCAGATCTCCTGGAGCTCTGCCACACCGTGCCCATGGAGGTCATCGCGGCGG agAAGCAGCTCCTTGACCCAGACCACTCGGATAACTATGCTGCTTTCAAGAACTGGCTACAGTGTTACTTGGTGCCTGGCATGAGCTCCTTGCGTGACCGCAACGGCAGGACCGTATGGTTCCAG GGAGAGCCTGGCCCCATGGCTCCCAAAG GGCAGACACCCCGCAAGAAGCGTGCTCAGCTGAAGGCAGATCCCGAGGCTCAGACCCCCAAG GTCACCACACGTGCCTCAAAACAgcaccccagggctgcagcaaaaCGCCTGAAGTCGcccaaggaggaggaggtggctgaCGGGCCAAGGAAGGGACGTgcttgcaggaggaggaaagcagccGCTGCTCCAGCCTCGTCCAAGCCTGAGGCGCTAGCCAAAGCCAAAAGAAGCTGCCGGACGTCTGCGCGCAGGGCCAGAG GTGCAGCCCCTGCCGTTTGA
- the NEIL1 gene encoding endonuclease 8-like 1 isoform X1: MHRPPRSQWEAGGGGAWACLQGGRAGSGAPDRVAPLRSGPVAAMPECPELHLAGRYINEACGGMVFSGGVERSEVGRGPEVPFSSEAYRISATSRGKELRLTLAPLGPGQPQDLVFRFGMSGSFRLCPAAQLPRHAHLRFLSRESPPRALCFVDARRFGSWRLGDAWQPGRGPCVLSEYQAFRENVLKNLDDKAFDKPICEALLNQKFFNGIGNYLRAEILYRLKIPPFEKARTVLEALKDQEQARRKKNPSLTLSKKLKLMQEIPDLLELCHTVPMEVIAAEKQLLDPDHSDNYAAFKNWLQCYLVPGMSSLRDRNGRTVWFQGEPGPMAPKGQTPRKKRAQLKADPEAQTPKVTTRASKQHPRAAAKRLKSPKEEEVADGPRKGRACRRRKAAAAPASSKPEALAKAKRSCRTSARRARGAAPAV, translated from the exons ATGCACCGCCCGCCGCGCAGCCAGTgggaggcgggcgggggcggggcctgggCGTGTCTccagggcgggcgggcgggcagcggggcgcCGGACCGGgtcgctccgctccgctccggtCCCGTCGCGGCGATGCCCGAGTGTCCGGAGCTGCACCTTGCCGGACGGTACATCAACGAAGCGTGCGGCGGGATGGTGTTCTCGGGCGGCGTGGAGCGTTCGGAGGTGGGTAGGGGTCCGGAGGTGCCCTTCTCCAGCGAGGCCTACCGCATCTCGGCCACCTCCCGGGGCAAGGAGCTGCGGCTGACGCTGGCCCCGCTGGGCCCCGGCCAGCCCCAGGACCTCGTCTTTCGTTTCGGCATGTCGGGGTCGTTTCGGCTGTGCCCCGCCGCCCAGCTCCCCCGCCATGCCCACCTCCGCTTCCTCAGCCGCGAGAGCCCGCCGCGCGCCCTCTGCTTCGTCGACGCCCGCCGCTTCGGCTCATGGCGGCTGGGCGACGCCTGGCAGCCGGGCCGCGGGCCCTGCGTCCTCTCCGAGTACCAGGCCTTCAG GGAGAACGTGCTGAAGAACCTGGATGACAAGGCTTTCGACAAGCCCATCTGTGAGGCCCTCTTAAACCAGAAGTTTTTCAACGGAATCGGGAATTACCTCCGTGCCGAGATCCTGTACAG GTTGAAGATCCCTCCCTTTGAAAAGGCTCGGACCGTGCTGGAGGCCCTGAAGGATCAGGAGcaggcaaggaggaagaag AATCCTTCCCTGACACTGAGCAAGAAGCTGAAGCTGATGCAGGAGATCCCAGATCTCCTGGAGCTCTGCCACACCGTGCCCATGGAGGTCATCGCGGCGG agAAGCAGCTCCTTGACCCAGACCACTCGGATAACTATGCTGCTTTCAAGAACTGGCTACAGTGTTACTTGGTGCCTGGCATGAGCTCCTTGCGTGACCGCAACGGCAGGACCGTATGGTTCCAG GGAGAGCCTGGCCCCATGGCTCCCAAAG GGCAGACACCCCGCAAGAAGCGTGCTCAGCTGAAGGCAGATCCCGAGGCTCAGACCCCCAAG GTCACCACACGTGCCTCAAAACAgcaccccagggctgcagcaaaaCGCCTGAAGTCGcccaaggaggaggaggtggctgaCGGGCCAAGGAAGGGACGTgcttgcaggaggaggaaagcagccGCTGCTCCAGCCTCGTCCAAGCCTGAGGCGCTAGCCAAAGCCAAAAGAAGCTGCCGGACGTCTGCGCGCAGGGCCAGAG GTGCAGCCCCTGCCGTTTGA
- the COMMD4 gene encoding COMM domain-containing protein 4: MRFRFCGDLDCPDWVLAEISTLAKISSVKLKLICAQVLRDLLGEAIEYEKILKLTSDAKLESGDVKATIAVLGFILSSAAKHNVDSESLSSELQQLGLPKEHAGGLCRSYEEKQSSLQDSLRACSLRLSQLGSVGWRVDYTLSSSELREVNEPLVHLTFNLRDGERGGTAAVPVVLSADKFRVLLAELKQAQALMNTLL; the protein is encoded by the exons ATG CGGTTCCGCTTCTGCGGGGACCTGGACTGCCCCGACTGGGTCCTGGCCGAGATCAGCACCCTGGCCAAAATC TCCTCGGTGAAGCTGAAGCTGATCTGCGCCCAGGTGCTGCGGGACCTGCTGGGGGAGGCCATCGAG tATGAGAAGATCCTGAAGCTGACCTCCGACGCCAAGTTAG AGTCGGGGGACGTGAAGGCCACCATCGCCGTCCTCGGCTTCATCCTCTCCAGCGCTGCCAAGCACAACGTGGACAGCGAGTCCCTCTCCAgcgagctgcagcagctggggctgccgAAAG AGCACGCTGGCGGGTTGTGCCGGTCCTACGAGGAGAAGCAGAGCTCCCTCCAGGACAGCCTCAGGGCCTGCAGCCTGAGAC TGAGCCAGCTGGGCTCGGTGGGCTGGCGGGTGGATTACACCCTCAGCTCCAGCGAGCTGCGGGAGGTCAACGAGCCCCTCGTGCACCTGACCTTCAACCTGCGGGACGGGGAGCGCGGCGGGACGGCGGCCGTCCCCGTGGTCCTCTCGGCCGACAAGTTCCgggtgctgctggcag AGCTGAAGCAGGCCCAGGCCCTGATGAACACCCTTCTCTGA